The genomic stretch GCCGGGCGCACCACGTTCGCGGCGAACTCGTGCAGCCACTTCTGCAGCTCGAGCTGGTCCTCGGTCAGCGCGAACGACACTGCCATGCGGTTCTCCTGTGGATCCGTCCGCCGTGATCATCGGCAGGTGGTCGCCCCCAGCGGCGTGGTGACCAGCCATTCGCCGATGATCATCGCCAGGTGGGGGCCATCGCCAGGTGCGGGGCCATGAACAGGTGAGGGCAATGAATCAGCGCGGACGGATGGTGCCCACCACGTGCTCGGTGCCGCTCGTCGCGTTGCGGACGGCGACGTCCCAGCCCCCGCCGGCCTGCGCGGTGGCGAGGGTGACCGTCGACGGCAGGAACAGCGGCTTGCGGAAGCTGACGTCGACGTCGAGCGCGTCGGGCAGCCGTCCGGACAGCGCGCCGAGCACGCGAGCCTTGACCCACATGCCGTGCGCGATCGCCCGCTTGAAACCGAACGCCTTCGCGGTGAGGCCCGAGAGGTGGATCGGGTTCACGTCGCCGGAGACCTTGGCGTAGCGCCGTCCGGCGTCGTCCGGGACGCGCCAGGTGGCCACCGGACGGGCGAGGTCGCCGACGGAGACCTCGATGTCGGCCTCCGGCGCGCCCTCGGGCGCCTTCGCCCCGCGGGAGAGGTAGGTCGACGTCGAGCGCCACACCTCCTGGCCGCCGGCGCTGACCGTGGCCCGCAGGTCGACCGCCGCCCCGCTGCGATGAGCGGCGAAGTTCTCCGCCCACACCTCCAGGTCGAGCAGCGCGTCGGCGCCGACCGGCCGGAGCACCTCGATCCGGTTGCGCACGTGCACGAGCCCCGGCAGCGCCACCGGGAACGAGCGGTCGCTCATCAGCGCCATCTGCAGCGGGAAGGTGAGCATGTGCGGGTAGGTCGCCGGGAGGACGTCGTTCAGCGGCAGCCGGCACACCCGCGTGTAGGCGGCCAGGTGCGCCGGGTCGACGGTGACGCCCCGGCGCGCGAGACGGGTGTCGGGCAGGCCGCCACCGCGGCCCCACGCCGTGACCGCCGCCTTGGCGTAGAGCTGACCCAGGTTCGGCGCCTGCTCCAGGACGGTCGTGGCCATCACGCCCCCAGCATCGACTGGCCGCAGACCCGCACGGTCTGGCCGTTGACGCCGGCACTGCCCGGCTGCGACAGCCAGGCGATGGTCTCGGCGACGTCGACCGGCAGCCCGCCCTGCTGCAGCGAGTTGATCCGGGAGCCGATCTCGCGGGTGCCGAAGGGCATCTTCGCCGTCATCTCGGTGACGATGAACCCGGGCGCCACCGCGTTGATGGTCGCGCCGCGGTCGGCGAAGGTCGGCGCCCACGCGCGCACCATGCCGATCACCCCGGCCTTGGACGCCGCGTAGTTGGTCTGGCCGCGGTTGCCCGCGATTCCCGACTGCGAGCTGACGCAGACGATCCGGGCGTTCGGCCTCAGGAGGCCCTCGGCGTCGAGCAGTGCCTGGGTGATGTCGAGCTGCGCCTGCAGGTTGACCGCCATGACCGAGTTCCACCGGGCGGCGTCCATGTTGACCAGCAGCTTGTCGCGGGTGATGCCGGCGTTGTGCACGACGATGTCCACGCCGCCGTGCCGCTCGCGCAGGTGCTCGACCAGCCGCTGGGGCGCGTCGTCGGCGGTGATGTCGAGACCGAACGCCGTTCCGCCGATGCGGTTGGCGACCGTGGCGAGGTTGTCGCCGGCCGCCGGGATGTCGACCGCGACGACGTGGGCGCCGTCGCGGGCCATGACTTCGGCGATCGCCGCGCCGATGCCGCGGGCCGCGCCGGTGACGACGGCGACCTTGCCGGCCAGCGGCTTCTCGTCGTCCTCACCTGACGGGACGTCGGCGGCGGTCAGCGTGACCACCTGGCCGTCGACGTAGGCCGACCGGCCGGAGAGGAAGAACTTCACCGGCGAGGCGATCGAGCCCTCGGCGCCGGCCGGCACGTACAGCAGGTTCGCCGTCGATCCGTTCAGCAGCTCCTTGCCGATGGAGCGGACCAGTCCGTCCAGCGCCTGCCGGGCGGCGGCCTGCGCCGGGGAGTCGGACTCCGACGGCGGCTCGGCCAGGATCAGCACCCGGCCCGTCGGGGCGAGGCGCTTCACCGCCGGCGCCAGGAAGTCGTGCGCGCCGGCCAGGTCGCCCGGGGTGCGCAGGCCCGTCGCGTCGAGGATCACCGCGGCCGGCTTCTCGCCGTCCGTGGCGCCGTCGGCGGTCACCGGGGACTGCACGGCGACGCCCTCGCCCTTCAGCAGCTCGGTCAGGGTGTTCCGCAGCCGGCCCTCGCCCGCCGAGCCGATGACCGCCGGACCGGGCAGCAGCGGCTGGCCGGGCGCGTAGCGGCGCAGCACCGCGGGCCGAGGCAGGCCGAGCTGCTTGGTGAGGGTGGTGCCGAAGCCGGAGTTCGCGAAGTCGCGGTACCAGTCACTCACGAAGTGCTCTCTTTCCTGCTTTCTGTACCGAAAGCTGGGCGGGGGACCGCAGCTTTCGGTACAGAAAGCTGACGGGGGCGGTCAGGACTCGAGGATGGCGACGACGCCCTGGCCGCCGGCGGCGCAGATGGAGATCAGCCCGCGCTTGCCGGGGCCGGCGGCGTGCAGCGTCTTGGCCAGCTGGGCGACGATGCGGCCGCCGGTGGCCGCGAACGGGTGCCCGGCGGCCAGCGACGAGCCGTGGACGTTGAGCTTGGACCGGTCGATCGAGCCGAGCGCGGCGTCGAGGCCGAGCTTCTCCTTGCAGTAGCCGTCGTCCTCCCACGCCTTGAGCGTCGCGAGCACCGTCGAGGCGAAGGCCTCGTGGATCTCGTAGAAGTCGAAGTCCTGCAGCGTCAGGCCGTTGCGGGCGAGCATCACCGGCACGGCGTAGACCGGCGCCATCAGCAGGCCCTCGCCGCCGTGGACGTAGTCGACCGCGGCGGTCTGCGAATCGACGAAGTGCGCCAGCACCGGCAGCCCGTTGTCCGACGCCCACTCGTCCGACGCCAGCAGCACCGCGGAGGCGCCGTCGGACAGCGGCGTGGAGTTGCCGGCGGTCATCGTGCCCTCGGCACCCTCGGGCAGCCCCTTGGCGAAGACGGGCTTGAGCGTCGCGAGCTTCTCCAGCGACGAGTCCGGCCGCAGGTTCTGGTCGCGGGTCAGACCGAGGAACGGGGTGACCAGGTCGTCGAAGAAGCCGCTGTCGTAGGCGGCGGCCATGTTCTGGTGCGACCGGACGGTGAGCTCGTCCTGGGCCTCGCGGCTGATGTCCCACTCGTGCGCGGTGAGCTGCGCGTGCTCGCCCATGGCCAGGCCGGTGCGCGGCTCGGCGTTGCGGGGGATCTCGGGGACGATCATGCCGGGGCGGATCTTCGCCAGGACCTTGAGCCGGTCCTGCAGCGTCTTGGCGTTGTTGAGCGAGATGAGCACCCGCCGCAGGTCGTCGCCGACGGCGAGCGGGGCGTCGGACGTGGTGTCCACGCCGCCCGCGATGCCCGACTCGATCTGGCCGAGAGCGATCTTGTTGGCGACCAGCGTCACGGCCTGCAGGCCGGTGCCGCACGCCTGCTGGACGTCGTAGGCGGGAGTGGCCGGCGACAGCTTCGAGCCGAGGACGGACTCCCTGGTCAGGTTGAAGTCGCGCGAGTGCTTGAGGACGGCGCCGGCGACCACCTCGCCCAGCTGCCTGCCCTGCAGCCCGAAGCGGGCGACGAGCCCGTCGAGGGTCGCGGTGAGCATGTCCTGGTTGGACGCCTGCGCGTACTTCGAGTTCGAGCGGGCGAACGGGATCCGGTTCCCGCCGACGATCGCGGCCTGACGCGTCGCGGGCTTGGAGTTGGCAGCCACTGGAACCTCCGGGGTCGGCTGAGTTGGCCGGTACCAACAGTACGCGATACTATCGGTATCGTGAAAGTTGAGGCGGTGAGACGCTCGTCGCAGGACAAACCTGTCGACGACCTCGACGTTCAGGGCAATGTCGCGCACGCTCGCGACCGCCGCGACTCGAGATGGGACGACCACCGGCGGGAACGCCGGGAACAACTCGTCCAGGCGACCCTCGAGGCCATCGGCCGGCACGGGGCGGGCGTCGGCATGGAGGAGATCGCGGCGGCGGCCGGCACGAGCAAGACCGTCGTCTACCGGCACTTCGCCGACCGCTCGGACCTGTACGTCGCCGTGTGCAACCGGGTCGCCGCGCAGCTCCTGCCGAAACTGCGGTCGGCGATCGAGGCGAGCACCGGCGATCCGCGCACCATGGTCGCGGCGGCGATCGACACCTACCTCGCGTTCATCGAGGCCGACCCGGAGCTCTACCGGTTCGTCGTCCACAGTCAGGCCCTGGGCCGGCCGGCCACCGACCCCGTCGACACCCTCTCCGACCTCGTCGCCCAGCAGGTGGCGGCCGCGATCGGCGTGGCGCTGCAGCAGGCCGGCCGCGACGCCTCGGCCGCCGAGCCGTGGGGGCACGGCGTGGTCGGGCTGGTCCGCTCGGCCGCCGACTGGTGGCTCCGCGCCGAACGCCCCATGCTCCGCAGCGAACTCGCTGCTCATCTGACCGATCTCGCCTGGGCCGGACTGGCCGGCGTCGTTCCACCTCAGGAGGCACAGTGACCAGCACCCTGCCGACCAGCGTCGACCCGACGACGCTGCAGGACGTCCTCGACGGGCGATGGGCGCACGTCCGCCAGGACGCCCGCGAGAACCTGGACGACCACGACTTCCTGCCGACCTACGGAGAGAACACGCAGGAGGCCCGCGAGCGGGTGACCCGTGCGGCCAAGAAGCTCGCGGACTCGGGGCGGGTCGGCTTCGGCTTCCCGAAGCAGTACGGCGGTCAGGACGACGCCGGGGCCTCGGTCACCTCGATCGAGATGCTGGCCTTCGGCGACCTCTCGCTGATGGTGAAGGCCGGCGTCCAGTGGGGCCTGTTCGGCGGTGCCCTCCAGCTGCTCGGCAGCACGCGCCAGCACGACAAGTACCTGCGCGACGTCATGAGCTTCGACCTGCCCGGCTGCTTCGCGATGACCGAGACCGGCCACGGCTCCGACGTCCAGCAGCTGCGCACCACCTGCACGTACGACCCCGCGACCGGGTGCTTCGACCTGCACACCCCGCACCAGGCCGCCCGCAAGGACTACATCGGCAACGCGGCCAAGGACGGCCGGATGGCGGTGGTCTTCGCGCAGCTGATCACGCAGGGGAAGAACCACGGCGTGCACGCCTGGCTGGTGCCGATCCGCGACGAGCGGGGCAACCCGATGCCCGGCGTCACGATCGGGGACGACGGCCCGAAGGCGGGGCTCAACGGCGTCGACAACGGCCGGCTGACCTTCGACCACGTGCAGGTCCCGCGCGACATGCTGCTCGACCGCTACGGCCAGGTCGCCGAGGACGGCACCTACACCAGCCTCATCGAGAACGAGACCCGGCGTTTCTTCACCATGCTGGGCACCCTGGTGCGCGGCCGGGTCAGCGTCGGCGGCTCGGCGGCGTCGGCGACCAAGCTGGCCCTCGACATCGCCGTCCGGTACGGCAACGTGCGACGCCAGTTCGCCGCGCCGGGCGAGGAGCGCGAGATCGTCATCAACGACTACCTCGTGCACCAGCGCAAGCTGCTGCCCGCGCTCGCCACGACCTACGGCCTGCACTTCGCCCAGGGGCAGCTGGTCGAGGACATGCACGACATCCAGACCGCGGTGCACGCCCGCGGCGAAGAGGTGGACGAGGAGGCGCAGCGCGAGCTCGAGTCCCGCGCCGCCGGGCTCAAGGTCGCCCAGACGTGGCACGCCACCCGCACCATCCAGATGTGCCGCGAGGCGTGCGGCGGTGCGGGCTACCTGCAGGAGAACCGGCTGCCGCACCTCAAGGCCGACACCGACGTGTTCACCACGTTCGAGGGCGACAACACCGTCCTCCTGCAGCTGGTCGCGAAGGGACTGCTCACCGGCTACCGCGACGCGTTCGGCTCGCTGGACGGCTGGGGCAAGGTCGGCTTCATCGCCGACATGGTCCGCGAGACGGTGCTGGAGCGGACGGCGGCCCGCGCGCTGATCGCCCGGCTGATCGACGCCGTCCCCGGCCGGGACGACGAGGTGCCGATGCTGGAGCGCGGCTGGCAGCTGAAGATGTTCGAGTTCCGCGAGAAGCACAGCCTCGAGGGTGCGATCCGGCGGCTGCGCAAGAACTCCACGATGGAGGGCATGGCGCCGTTCGACATGTTCAACGACGTCCAGGACCACGTGCTGAAGGTGGCCCAGTCGCACATCGACCGGGTCGTGCTGGAAGCCTTCGTCGCGGGCGTGGACCGGACCACCGACCCGGCCGCCCGGCAGCTGCTCGACACCCTCTGCGACCTGTACGCGCTGTCGACGATCGAGGCGGACAAGGCCTGGTTCATGGAGCACGGCCAGTTGACCTCGGCCCGCGCCAAGACGCTGACCGCGACGGTGAACCAGCTGCTCAAGGAGCTGCGGCCGCACATGACCACGTTGGTCGACGCCTTCGCGATCCCGGAGTTCTGGAAAGCGGCCAGGATCCTCGAGGAGGAGGCCGACCGCCAGGAGGCCATGGCCGCCCGCGACGCCGAGGTGCGCACCGAGGCCGAGGGGCGCCAGGCGTCGAAGAAGAGCGCGACCGACCTCGAGGTCGCCCCGGCTCAATGATCCCTGACGCTGCCCGCAGTTGATCATCGGCATGTGGCTGCTCGCCGCGCCGACGGCCGCAACCAAATGCCGATGATCACGGGGGAAGGGGGCTGGGGGTGGAGATCGTTGCTGCGGCGGCGGAGACGCTGCGGGTGCCGGCCGCCGTCGACCTGGCCGCCATCGTGGTCGGCGCCCTCACCGGCGGGCTGCTCGCGGCGCGGGAGGGCTTCGCCGTCTCCGGCGTCCTGCTGCTCGCGGTCAGCGGCGGCCTCGGCGGTGGGCTGATCCGCGACGTCCTGCTCGGCGACCTGCCGCCGGTGGCCCTCACCAACCGGCTCTACCTGCCGACCGTCGCGATCGCCGCGGCCGTGACGTTCTTCTTCTCCGGCTGGCTGTCGCGGCTGACCGGTCTCCTCGTCGTGCTGGACGCCGTCACGCTCGGCTTCTTCACCGTCATCGGCGCCCAGAAGGCGCAACTGGTCGGGCTGTCCAGCGCGGCGGTGGTCTTCGTCGGCACGGTCACGGCCGTGGGCGGCGCGGTGATCCGCGACATGCTGCTCGCCCAGCGCGCCGAGATCGTGCAGCCCGGGCCGTACAACGCCGTGGCGGCGCTGATCGGGGCCGCCGTCCTCACGGTGCTGGCCGGACCGCTGGGCCTCGGCCCGCTGCCGGTGGCCGCCGTCGTCATCGTGCTGGTCGCGTCCCTGCGGGTGCTGTCGGTCTGGCGGGGGTGGGCGGCACCGGTGGCCGTCGACCTGCCCGGCCGGGCCCGCGAGCGGTTCGTGCGTCGCCGGAACCGGATCGTGCGCCGGCGGCGGCGTCGGGGCTAGGTCTGGGGGCGCAGGCGGACGGCGAGCACGGCGACGTCGTCCTCCGCGTCGGGCAGGAACAGCCGCTCCAGCAGCACGTCGCACAGCTGGTCCAGGGGCAGGTGCGCGCACTCCCGCAGCACGGCCAGCAGCTGCTCGGTGCCCTCGTCGATGTCGCGGTCCCGGCGCTCGACGAGGCCGTCGGTGTAGAGCAGCACCGTGGCGCCGGCCGGGAGCAGCTCGAGCCGGTCCTCCCGCACCGAGTCGGGCGAGACGCCGAGCAGCAGGTCCGCGGGCTTCCCGTCGAGCAGCGAGACCTCCCCGTCGGCCTCGACGAGGACCGCCGGAGGATGGCCCGCGTTCGCCCAGCGCAGCAGCGTGGCACCGCCGGGCCCCCGTTCCAGCCGGGCGACCAGCGCGGTGGCCATGGTGTCCAGAGCCAGACCCTCGAGGGCGCGGTCGAGTTCGGTGAGCACCTCGGCCGGGGTGCCGCCGCTGGAGTAACTGATGCCGCGCAGCAGACCCCGCACCTGCCCCATCGCCGCGGCCGCCCGGGTGTCGTGCCCCACGACGTCGCCGATGGCCAGCACCGTCGCTCCGCTGCGCTGCAGGAATGCGTCGTACCAGTCGCCCCCGATCTCGGCCCCTTCCGCGGCCGGCACGTAGCGGACGACGATCTCGGCGTCGGCCGTCCGCGGAGGCTCGGTGAGCATGCTCCGCTGCAGGGCGTGGGCGAGCTCGCGCTGCTGCTCGAAGAGGCGGGCCTGGTCGAGCGCCGAGCCGGCGCGCCGGCCGATCTCGAGCGCCGTCTCGATCTCGCCGGGAGTGTGCGGCCCCCGGTCGGTTCCGTTGAGCAGGCAGAGGACGCCGAGTGTCTGGCCGCGGGCGGTCAGCGGGAGGGCGAGGACGGACGCGGGGTCCAGGGCCTCCAGCGCCTTGCGCGCCCCCTCGTCGGCGAGCGACTGGGCGATGCGGGCCGCGTCGAGGTGGGGGATGACCAGCGGCTGGCCGGTGCGGAAGACGACCCGCGGCGCGCCGTCGTCGGTCACGGACACGACCATCTGCCGCACGTACTCCTCGACCTGCGCTCGGCGGCGGGGGTCGCGGTGCGCGGAGGCGGCCTCGTGCAGCCGCCCCTGGTCGTCGGTCGTCACGATCCAGCACCAGTCGCCGAGCGGGGGCACGACCAGCGAGGCCAGCCGGTCGAGCTGCTGCGGAACGCTCAGCCCGCCGGCCAGCATGCGTCCGGCGTCGGCGAGCAGCTGCACCTGCCGATTGGCCTCGGCCATGGCGGTCACGGCGGCCACACGCTCGGCGTCGGCGTGCAGCCGCGAGATGCTCAGCGCGATCTGGGCGGTCAGACCGTCGAGGAGGGCGACGTCCTCCTCGCTGAACTCGTGATCCGTCGTCCAGACGGCGACGAAGCTGCCCAGCAGCCGGTCCTCGACCCGCAGCGGCAGCGAGGCCAGCGCGTGGATGCCGAGGATCTCGGTCACCTGCGCCATGGCCGGGAAGCGGGCGGCCGCCTCCTCCGCG from Blastococcus sp. PRF04-17 encodes the following:
- a CDS encoding MaoC family dehydratase, giving the protein MATTVLEQAPNLGQLYAKAAVTAWGRGGGLPDTRLARRGVTVDPAHLAAYTRVCRLPLNDVLPATYPHMLTFPLQMALMSDRSFPVALPGLVHVRNRIEVLRPVGADALLDLEVWAENFAAHRSGAAVDLRATVSAGGQEVWRSTSTYLSRGAKAPEGAPEADIEVSVGDLARPVATWRVPDDAGRRYAKVSGDVNPIHLSGLTAKAFGFKRAIAHGMWVKARVLGALSGRLPDALDVDVSFRKPLFLPSTVTLATAQAGGGWDVAVRNATSGTEHVVGTIRPR
- a CDS encoding SpoIIE family protein phosphatase, yielding MTTHDVSGAPADDPLRDPHRIAAARRLFVEVSGPAAFDRLSALAARLLGVGHAKVTIFTDQDTVVGGFGLPPGVIGGPALLTGALSAITVRQARPLAVADARADERVADLPAVTSGQVASYLGAPIVADSGHVVGVLAVYDPEPREWSDDEAKLLDQMGASVVAELELAAARTAIGASLARLDVALEASGVGTWEADLVAGVMYWDQRTAAIFGREGTVTIPLERLFEEAVHPDDRESAQVIMQAAIDARAPQYTVELRTIRASDGEVRWTVSRGRVMVDSDGQPVRIMGTVLDVTDARVAAEARLFAVQRAAAIAEVAAAAAHATRIEELADITLRGAEVLGADSGGVAVFDSKDGRLRVHLGRRLADAVAAETNEEVPTEGVEIETDDALPTQYTARTGERVLLPSAEEAAARFPAMAQVTEILGIHALASLPLRVEDRLLGSFVAVWTTDHEFSEEDVALLDGLTAQIALSISRLHADAERVAAVTAMAEANRQVQLLADAGRMLAGGLSVPQQLDRLASLVVPPLGDWCWIVTTDDQGRLHEAASAHRDPRRRAQVEEYVRQMVVSVTDDGAPRVVFRTGQPLVIPHLDAARIAQSLADEGARKALEALDPASVLALPLTARGQTLGVLCLLNGTDRGPHTPGEIETALEIGRRAGSALDQARLFEQQRELAHALQRSMLTEPPRTADAEIVVRYVPAAEGAEIGGDWYDAFLQRSGATVLAIGDVVGHDTRAAAAMGQVRGLLRGISYSSGGTPAEVLTELDRALEGLALDTMATALVARLERGPGGATLLRWANAGHPPAVLVEADGEVSLLDGKPADLLLGVSPDSVREDRLELLPAGATVLLYTDGLVERRDRDIDEGTEQLLAVLRECAHLPLDQLCDVLLERLFLPDAEDDVAVLAVRLRPQT
- a CDS encoding acetyl-CoA C-acetyltransferase; translation: MAANSKPATRQAAIVGGNRIPFARSNSKYAQASNQDMLTATLDGLVARFGLQGRQLGEVVAGAVLKHSRDFNLTRESVLGSKLSPATPAYDVQQACGTGLQAVTLVANKIALGQIESGIAGGVDTTSDAPLAVGDDLRRVLISLNNAKTLQDRLKVLAKIRPGMIVPEIPRNAEPRTGLAMGEHAQLTAHEWDISREAQDELTVRSHQNMAAAYDSGFFDDLVTPFLGLTRDQNLRPDSSLEKLATLKPVFAKGLPEGAEGTMTAGNSTPLSDGASAVLLASDEWASDNGLPVLAHFVDSQTAAVDYVHGGEGLLMAPVYAVPVMLARNGLTLQDFDFYEIHEAFASTVLATLKAWEDDGYCKEKLGLDAALGSIDRSKLNVHGSSLAAGHPFAATGGRIVAQLAKTLHAAGPGKRGLISICAAGGQGVVAILES
- a CDS encoding TetR family transcriptional regulator, with product MRRSSQDKPVDDLDVQGNVAHARDRRDSRWDDHRRERREQLVQATLEAIGRHGAGVGMEEIAAAAGTSKTVVYRHFADRSDLYVAVCNRVAAQLLPKLRSAIEASTGDPRTMVAAAIDTYLAFIEADPELYRFVVHSQALGRPATDPVDTLSDLVAQQVAAAIGVALQQAGRDASAAEPWGHGVVGLVRSAADWWLRAERPMLRSELAAHLTDLAWAGLAGVVPPQEAQ
- a CDS encoding trimeric intracellular cation channel family protein; its protein translation is MEIVAAAAETLRVPAAVDLAAIVVGALTGGLLAAREGFAVSGVLLLAVSGGLGGGLIRDVLLGDLPPVALTNRLYLPTVAIAAAVTFFFSGWLSRLTGLLVVLDAVTLGFFTVIGAQKAQLVGLSSAAVVFVGTVTAVGGAVIRDMLLAQRAEIVQPGPYNAVAALIGAAVLTVLAGPLGLGPLPVAAVVIVLVASLRVLSVWRGWAAPVAVDLPGRARERFVRRRNRIVRRRRRRG
- a CDS encoding 3-oxoacyl-ACP reductase, with the translated sequence MSDWYRDFANSGFGTTLTKQLGLPRPAVLRRYAPGQPLLPGPAVIGSAGEGRLRNTLTELLKGEGVAVQSPVTADGATDGEKPAAVILDATGLRTPGDLAGAHDFLAPAVKRLAPTGRVLILAEPPSESDSPAQAAARQALDGLVRSIGKELLNGSTANLLYVPAGAEGSIASPVKFFLSGRSAYVDGQVVTLTAADVPSGEDDEKPLAGKVAVVTGAARGIGAAIAEVMARDGAHVVAVDIPAAGDNLATVANRIGGTAFGLDITADDAPQRLVEHLRERHGGVDIVVHNAGITRDKLLVNMDAARWNSVMAVNLQAQLDITQALLDAEGLLRPNARIVCVSSQSGIAGNRGQTNYAASKAGVIGMVRAWAPTFADRGATINAVAPGFIVTEMTAKMPFGTREIGSRINSLQQGGLPVDVAETIAWLSQPGSAGVNGQTVRVCGQSMLGA
- a CDS encoding acyl-CoA dehydrogenase family protein, encoding MTSTLPTSVDPTTLQDVLDGRWAHVRQDARENLDDHDFLPTYGENTQEARERVTRAAKKLADSGRVGFGFPKQYGGQDDAGASVTSIEMLAFGDLSLMVKAGVQWGLFGGALQLLGSTRQHDKYLRDVMSFDLPGCFAMTETGHGSDVQQLRTTCTYDPATGCFDLHTPHQAARKDYIGNAAKDGRMAVVFAQLITQGKNHGVHAWLVPIRDERGNPMPGVTIGDDGPKAGLNGVDNGRLTFDHVQVPRDMLLDRYGQVAEDGTYTSLIENETRRFFTMLGTLVRGRVSVGGSAASATKLALDIAVRYGNVRRQFAAPGEEREIVINDYLVHQRKLLPALATTYGLHFAQGQLVEDMHDIQTAVHARGEEVDEEAQRELESRAAGLKVAQTWHATRTIQMCREACGGAGYLQENRLPHLKADTDVFTTFEGDNTVLLQLVAKGLLTGYRDAFGSLDGWGKVGFIADMVRETVLERTAARALIARLIDAVPGRDDEVPMLERGWQLKMFEFREKHSLEGAIRRLRKNSTMEGMAPFDMFNDVQDHVLKVAQSHIDRVVLEAFVAGVDRTTDPAARQLLDTLCDLYALSTIEADKAWFMEHGQLTSARAKTLTATVNQLLKELRPHMTTLVDAFAIPEFWKAARILEEEADRQEAMAARDAEVRTEAEGRQASKKSATDLEVAPAQ